The following proteins are co-located in the Apium graveolens cultivar Ventura chromosome 5, ASM990537v1, whole genome shotgun sequence genome:
- the LOC141724191 gene encoding uncharacterized protein LOC141724191 — protein MDQGWHDISICRVYDFGKRLNFMEVNPTTLATTLNFCTSQLYKYVCYMWYWWRCLLVFRSANGKVQAFDMRESAPMLASQGKQHSHQPYIHKLASWLLNQISHFMRPSCSCSQ, from the exons ATGGATCAAGGATGGCATGATATTTCCATTTGCAGGGTATATG ATTTCGGAAAAAGACTCAACTTTATGGAAGTAAACCCAACGACTTTGGCAACAACATTAAATTTTTGCACATCACAACTGTACAA ATATGTTTGTTACATGTGGTATTGGTGGAGGTGCCTTTTGGTTTTCAGATCAGCTAATGGAAAAGTACAAGCatttgatatgagagaaagtgCTCCCATGCTGGCTTCTCAG GGGAAGCAGCATTCACATCAACCATACATACACAAGTTGGCAAGTTGGCTGCTTAATCAGATAAGTCATTTCATGAGGCCTTCTTGTAGCTGTAGCCAATAG
- the LOC141660194 gene encoding uncharacterized protein LOC141660194: protein MDAYVNIEHLKRIKGQPHQEMFDTSKAFYACRHGDRDLVGPHVLKMIVYMEYLATLGFAIGPEAQIDPILQSSNNNYTQFVMNHNMNEIDKKPTELLAMLKIAETNIQKTSPAPIMMVNKGSA from the coding sequence atggatgcttaTGTCAAtattgagcaccttaaacgtattAAAGGACAACCTCATCAAGAGATGTTTGATACAAGCAAAGCTTTTTATGCATGTAGACATGGTGACCGTGATctggttggaccacatgttctgaagatgattgtATATATGGAGTACCTAGCTACTCTGGGTTTCGCGATTGGTCCGGAAGCCCAGATAGATCCGATCTTGCAATCTTCGAACAACAACTATACTCAGTTTGTAATGAATCACAACATGAATGAGATAGACAAGAAACCTACCGAATTGTTGGCTATGTTAAAAATTGCTGAGACCAACATTCAGAAGACGTCCCCTGCTCCCATAATGATGGTGAACAAGGGGAGTGCCTAA